The DNA region TTGACAATCAACACAGCACTTCACAAAGCTCCTCACATCCTTGTTCATAGAACTCCAAACGAATCGGTCAGATAACAGACGACGAGTTCCTCGAATTCCCGGATGTGCTATCGAATGGAGGAACTGTAGAACGGAGTTACGATGCTGCGCAGGGACAAACGGTCGAATTCTACCGTCCACGGAGACGTCACAGTAGAGTGGCTTGGTAGCAAGCGAGGTTTGTTTCAGCACCAGCTTCAACGACGTGCCCGAAGTCAACAGCTGCTGCAGTTCGTTGTCGACAGCCTGGTCCACCGCCATCTGCTCGTAGTCAATCGGACAAGGCATCGAAATTGTCGCAACCCGCGACAGTGCATCAGCCACAACGTTCTTCCTACCGCTGATGTGTCGAATGTCGGTCGTAAAGCACGAAATGTACTTCAGATAGCGCTGCTCGTGTGGAAGGCGACTGTTGGAATTCGAAGCCATCGCGAATGTCAACGGCTTGTGATCGGTGAAAACCACGAACTTCCTGCCTTCGACCATGTATCGAAAATACTCGACCGCTCTCTTAGCCGCTAGCAACTCACGGCCAAACGTTGAGTATTCCTGTTGAGTTCGAGAAAATTTCTCTGAGAAGAAACCCAAGGGTTTCCAGGTTGCGCCATCCAGCTGTTGCAGAGCTGCCCCCGCCGCCGTGTTAGAAGCGTCGACCATTAATGCCAGCGGTTTTCTGGAATCCGGATAGTGCAGCAACGTGGCTTCCGAAAGAGACCGCTTACACTCCCGGAAGGCTGATCGGGCTTCCTCCGTCCAAACGAGCTTTCGGGTATCGTTTTCTTGTTCCCGGGGATGAGGTTTCGCAACGCAAGCTGGACATCGGTAGCATGTGGGATGAATCGCTTGTAGCTGTTCAAGAGCGCTAAAAACCGCCGCAGATCTTTCACCGTCGCTGGTTCCGGGAAATCGCTCACAGCTTTCACACGATCCGGAAGCGGCAGAACACCTTCGTGGCTGACGACGTAGGCGAGAAACTCAACTTGTTCCCGAGCGAACTTGCTTTTGGCCATGTTAATGACCAATCCGAAATCTCGTAGGCGCTCGAAAACCTTCCGCACGTGCTGCTTGTGCTCCGCCGCGGTGGCAGATGCAATACAGATATCGTCCATGTAAACGACGACGAAGTCCAGGTCGCCGAGCACCTTATGCATGAACCGCTGAAAGGTCTGCCCCGCGTTGCATAGGCCGAACTGCATCCTGGGGAACTCGTAAAGGCCGAACGGTGTGATTACGGCCGTTTTCTCTATATCCTCCTCGTTCACAGGGATTTGGTGGTAGGCGCGAATCATGTCCAACGTTGTAAAAATGGACTTTCCCTGGAACGCATACAAAAGGTCGTGTATATGAGGAACAGGATACCTGTCTGGGACAGTCACCTTATTGAGCGCGCGATAACCTTGAACTCCGCTCTTGCTGCGTCGACCTTGTCCGGTGCCAAGCGACGAACCTTGAATGCAACGGGGGGACCTTTTGTTTCGATGAAATGCTTGACGTCGTGCTTTGCAGCTGTTTGCATCGAGTTCGGGACGGTGATAACCCGGAATTCCTGCAGAAGGTCTCGGAACGGATGGTCGAACCCAACCGTAGTCACGCCGAAAACAGCCGCAGATGTCAATCCGGCCGATGactgcagtcctgtttttccgTCGGTGAGGCGATGGTTCTTCAAATCGACGAGAAGACCGAAGTTTGCGAGGAAGTCAGCGCCAATTATTGCCATCCCAGCAATCAGGAAATTCTTTGAACTTTTCGATAGGCCAGCCGAAGCACCGTCCGAACTCCAGCGGCGTGAAGCGGATGATCACTATGTTTTGAAAACTGACACGGCTCTCGGCACCTTGTGGCCCGAGCCAGCTCTTCTTGTGGTACCAACAGATCTCCTCCGCAGAACGCCCGGACCTCGATACAGATCGGCCCCTCGAAGTTGATCTTGTCCGCATCCTCCGAACCTCCGCCGTCAGGAAAGCAACTTGTTCGCGCAAATCGTCTGTTGACATATCCTCCGAGTGCGCAGCTGTTGATACGGCTTGTCTGCTTGGACCGGGATTCGCAGCAACAGCGGCAACGTTCAGCGCCGACTCCAGCATCTTGTCCGCCATCTCCGCTAACTTGGTCAAACTCCCGTCGCTGATGGCAAGTATCGCTTTGACGTTCGCCGGCATCCTCTGGAGAAACAGCATCTTCAGCAATTCGGGGTTGACGTTCAGTCCCATTGACAGCTCCTGCATTTTGGCCAGCAGGTGTGTGGGACGCATGTCACCGAGGTCACACGAACCGAGAAGTTGTTCGAGTTTGCCTTGAGGTGACATCACGAAACGGAAATGAGCCGACTTTTGATTGCGGGATACTTGTTGGTTAGAGGAGGGTCAGTGACCAAGTCCGCTATGTGGCAAATTGTCTGCTGGTCCACTTTGGCCACTATGTGGTTATACTTCGTGTGGTCCCGAACAACGCCGGCCAGGGCGAATTGGGCCTCAGCCTGTGCAAACCACATGGCGGGTCGTTGCGCCAGAAATCGGGTAACCTCACAGCTACCGATGCGGCCGAGGCGGCATTCTCGGCTCCGGCGGCCTCCTCGTTCGCATCCGTGTTTGTTTCGGCCTCTGGCATTTTGCCTTCAGTTTTAACTTTAGTCGTCGGGGTCACCAGTGTGGATAATCGCAATGAGGGCGCATCGAAATAAAAACGACCGTTTACGTACAGGTTAAAATCAGACTGACTCTTTATTTACACCGGACATTAAACTGTCAATACGATGACACGACTAATGACGCAAAGGGCGAGTCCACAGACTCCGCCACAGTCTGTTACAAATgtttgacccaaaaatgaagtttcttatctaattattcagattttcagaaaattccgtccaaagatacaaaatttcatacgtttacatacccattccagccctcaaaattgtatggagacttgtatggaaaaacaaatgatgcaaaattgcttcttttgacatagggaatgcaaagAAAGGTCGATTGAAAAACGGACTAGTAAGTCCGAGTTATGATCAGTTGAACACGTTCAGTTTATCcagctacaacccaaccccacctctagacggggttcgatctaataattcgctaaaaatcaatttttaaccaattttcgacctttaaaaagcattggaaaaaagaACTTGATGAAAGAATTTGATAAATTCTTAGGGTTGAacgtgtgacttgttttatgtgactttaccaatgttttaaaaaatgattgtttttcttggctgtgtttttcactaatattttctgtacttttttttctattgtctcagactatacctctaagcattttttaacaatttaaatgataatggtgtgttctagagtaaaaaaatgaaaaacatacaaaaaataatgaaaaattggctgtaaaaacatgacaaattaggtgctaaaataggccaaatactaccaaaaacaaatatcaactaaacaagataaatgcaaatcaataaaaaaaaatcaaattattcgctctacagcattgccttggcgttctcgattgcgagattcctactcgaaactaagtgtccgaaggcttggaTTGTTGAGAcatttgcaaacctctttttacaccttagcttccatccatcccgggattcgaactgacgacctttggattgttagtccaactgcctaccagcgactccaccgagacaggacccagggagacgactcatacacctggactgagctaacgacctaacctttttaagttagtccggggccaacatttacttcccgtccgacggaaggcgtgatcagacaaatctcgtctcgaaaaatgccaccgggaccgtctgggatcgaacccaggccgactgggtgagaggcaatcacgcttacccctacaccacggtcccggctataaatgcaaatataaaaactaaaaatcgaacaaaaacaacataaatcaagagaagtaaagtttttcgtagaacaaaagttgctcaaaatgacaagggaaaattaaaaaaaatcgaaaaaatgggcAGCAATGGATTAACACTTAGAAAAATCAAGTTCAtcgatttgatttctttgagatTGTGTATCTCAGAATCAAATTGCTCGAATTGAAAGTTTCAGagggaaaattgtacaaaattttcttggctcttcaaaaatattttttaggggtAGGTACTTTGAATTCCAgaagtattattttaaaatgaattgaaaatgcagtcctaaaattagcttcaacctgaaaacggtacattttgttaacaaaattgcttcaaccttttttgtccactttttcgttttttttttcttcaaaaaaatcatatctcttaaaccagattttgtaccatcactaaagctccgaagatgtcttttttagtcccctaaaacataaaaaatcggattttttgctttacccaagacaccaaatcgatcagaaaatcccttgtcAAGATATATAAATTCATTCATTTGCATATAAATTTAATATGACCAGCCCCCAGAATTGTATATACACTATGtacatttgtatagaaaaacgaatgatgcaaaattgcttcttttgacatagagaATGCATGGTGCATGGtatagtttcatccaaatcaaaaaaatgaaaagttaaaaatcgtgaaaaaaaactGCGAAATCGTAGAAAACTActcataatattaaaaaaagaaaacttgttttgagcaaTTATTGCTACATTTCTTCACTAAAACCCCGTTTTACGCTTCACAAGTGAACGGTCCTTCCCTCTTCCGATTTACGCCAAAACTCTCATTtgcgcaaaaatctcaaattcgctCAAACTCCGAATTAACGCCCCCCTTCATGGCGCTATTCAACACGATTTGCAGCGCCAATTCAAAAAGTGTATTGCAACAGGACACcaatgtaaaatatataaaaaaatcgatgttgactttatatctgtcggccggtactagaccaaccactgtcttccttttaactacaaggacttcgccgccctgtttgagtaaggcacagagcgacggcgccggatactcatatttacacttagaattttagagcgtccgccgcgggattcgaaccagcaaaatatatgtaaaatataccaaagtattatttattgagtttaaagATTGACTGTTAGCGCCCTTTTGCAATCTAAACAAGCACCCCATGCGCCCTTTCGAGAAAACCCTCCCTTTCAAATATCCTGTGCACGGCCCTggtcctatagacccggaaaaccattggtgtcagtttttttgtgggcacttccggtggccatCGGAAGTTCATTTTTGGCCAGAATGTGTGTCTTAGTAAGTTACACAAAGTCACAAAATTTCAGATCTCTAGATGTTTTTGGACAAAAGTTATAATCACTTTTATAGTGCtactgggtcctatagacccgaagaccatgccAGGGTTAACACACTGTGTGCGATTTGTCAAATATGATTCAAGCCATGCAAGTAAGTTTGAATCGATACCTATTTTGTCCAGTTTGAAAAGAAGCATAGGAATGTCGACTCTGTCAAATGCTTTGCTGAAGTCAGTATATAGTGTCTGCGCAGAATTTTTTTATCCATTTCATCCGGCTTCGTGACCGCGATATTCGGACTCACCggggtcgatttagtctagatccatCAAAACCTGGCCTGTTACATGATTTGCCATTAGACACAAGAAAATGAGCCCTTTTTCGATTTCGTGCTTTGATTATCTTACTAactcctcaaaactcatgtgatactttgtcggagacgccgccgatttagcggtcccatcactcaagtatcccatccacttccccgtgtcttaccactggtcgcgaattataaaaaattgtgtactttcgagaaaatacggtattttgtgaaaatttctgtatttcattcaaaaaactctaaagcaGTGaaaacccatattgcgaattttaaaaatttgagtatttcgaaaaaatacggtattttgtgaaatgttttgtatatcattcaaaaactctaaagcagtacaaatgcatgcaaaatttcgaatcattTAATACACCTACAGTTGGGCAGCGCCATATAAGAGAATAAAGAACACGATCTGGTAGTTAAAAGGTACTGTGAACTGACACAGAGGATAATTCGAGATTGGCGAGAGCGTTATTCTCATGGGTTTATCTCAAAGCAGTTCATCAACAAAAAAGTGTCGATATctagactcgaacccaagacctttgaAAACTATAGTTATCGAACCTGGATAATtctatcgttaacaaccttgatttGTATCATATTTCTGGATTGGGAAtaaaacacaattgaaaaacTTAACCATGAGAAATTTATTACGACAGTTGTAAATGCAGCAGATTACAACGGGTTCAttacaaataacaaatattttccaCAATTTGTTACAAAGAGAATTGAGATATCTTTTGCTGTGGAGAGATAACAATCGACTCAcactttttatgttttcacCTGCTTCACTCCAAGTAACGTTTCAGCCACTCCCAAGAAGTAAACCATTTGAGCAATCCCAAATAATGGAGCAATAACGATCATGCGACAaagcccacctttgaaaaatgcCTGCGGACCTTCCATCGTTAAAGTTTTCCTAAAAGATACATGATTAAAACATAAGAAGATGAACATCTTAACGAATGTACCTTATACAGTCAGCCACACCATTGAATTGCGTTTctccttcaattttttttaatgcttgtagTCTTGTTTTGATTACATCGAAGGGATTGACAGCCAATGCCGCTAATGATCCAGCAGAACACCCACTCAAAAATGACCACCTGGAAAACAAATTATGATCAGTTAATTGTTTCAACACATTGTTAGAAGCGtagtaaaaatagaaaaacaacCGACCcgttccgtggaagcgggaGGTGATGAatccccagtgttgaaccaggcggctgcttcgagtcagcagataggagtcATTGGAGGAAACTACCAAGTTATCCGTATTGAACTTCGCTGGCGGTACCCCTCAGGATGGAGTCATGCTCGGAAGGACCGCGTTGCAGGAGGTCAGAAGGAGGGTTAACAAGCTCTTTGATTTCATAAAGGACAgaaacaacgtccacaccagaatcaaaCAGATGGTGAATAGAGTCGaggcagccatgaatgccgcagggcgcgaaaacagctcgctggtggtgaacttcactgaagctcagagccgaagaaacgctgaaGGCAAAACTagaggaggaagcgctacgggagaaagaaccAAAAACgccgcactatggtacattgggtggccaatagcctgtcccattttgaggtcatgtcgaggaatttcaggtgctcacttcttaaatgatagattatgatgttaggaacaatgttttcttagacaagaaaaaataataaaatactttctcgcaccccctacccaagtaaccagaagcactaaatcaaaactctaaatccactctaaataaacattcccaatgctatgacactttaaatagtctttccaaatgtttcgaaacatttgTAGCTTGAAACATTATTACCTACTGTATAATAACATATAGAACAGCCAATTAAAGTTTTGAAGCATTTAGCTCAACAATGTTTCGAAGCATTTATGGTAAGCTTTATATATCACTGTAAAGTATGCTTTTAAAGTTACATCACACTTTGACATttcttaaaatgtttcaaaacactaaCTCAACATTAGTGAGGGTATTTAAAGTTTGGCAGTATTTGGTGGTATTTTTGTTGATGCAGGAAAAATCGTTTAGCGTCTATAAAAGGTAGGTTAATTGACTGGactgtttattaaattattattacttTATTTAATCATTCTCTTTTCGTTGACAGCTTTTATCGTCGCGCGAAACATATTTCTAGCTGGAACAAACCCGTTTAAGAGAAGGTCCAGATTTCGCTCGGAGTGGCATACGTCTACGCCAGCTTCAACGATACCTTCGTCCACGTTACGGATCTTTTGGACAAGCAACTATCTGGCGGGGCACCGGCGGCATGAAGGTCAAGGCTCATCGTGACGAGGCCTCGCCCTACGCTGCTTCGTTGGCCGCTTAGTACGGCGGCGGGAAGTGCAAGTCCCTCGGAATCACCGCGCTGCGCATGAAGCTGCGTGCCGCCGGTGGAAACCACACCAAGACCCCGGGACCGGGTGCGCAGTCAACGCTCCGTGCCCTGGCCCTTTCTTcgatgaattttgtttgaattgtaGTGATAAATAAATACTTTGTTTTAGCCTGGCTAGTGTATTCTATATCGACAAAAATCATACATGAAAACATATTTCAGGACGGACGAGACGGTTGGCGCAGGGCATTTAGGCGAAACATCTCAGAAC from Culex quinquefasciatus strain JHB chromosome 3, VPISU_Cqui_1.0_pri_paternal, whole genome shotgun sequence includes:
- the LOC6051101 gene encoding mitochondrial glutamate carrier 1; translated protein: MDSLSLDLAHLYFQAKEAGNPVPKTSATKIALELLKSKGIMGLYKGIGATMLRDISFSVVYFPLFATLNDFGPRKIDSSGEAVFWWSFLSGCSAGSLAALAVNPFDVIKTRLQALKKIEGETQFNGVADCIRKTLTMEGPQAFFKGGLCRMIVIAPLFGIAQMVYFLGVAETLLGVKQVKT